A region of Moorena producens PAL-8-15-08-1 DNA encodes the following proteins:
- a CDS encoding RNA-guided endonuclease InsQ/TnpB family protein has product MRAAYQYRLRLTKSQETEVERWLDMLRCQYNYLLADRFNWYEQNRCSINSCPLVCYLPDLRNNPDYFSQKKTLPQLKKDRPWYGVVQSQVLQDCVKRVDLAFKRFLKGDSNGKKSGRPRFKGKNRYKSFTFPSLSKNPIQGNILTLPKFGKVKMIYHRPIPEGFKIKTATITRKADGYYVTLSIQDDTVPDIIPVDGVINPVGIDMGLKSFLVKSDGSEVPIPQYYRKAQKRLKKIQQSVSRSKKGSINRKKAVNRLGKAHKKVADTRKDFHFKTAKELLDNHDLVAHEKLNIKGLAKTKLAKSVLDAGWGQFLSILSVKAENAGLVTKAVNPRNTSQNCSNCGKRVPKKLKDRIHSCPHCGYVADRDVNAAINILNLAVGHPVTSKAYRVTEGIPGVGKKPTL; this is encoded by the coding sequence ATGAGAGCAGCCTATCAATACCGGCTAAGATTGACTAAGTCGCAAGAAACGGAAGTAGAAAGATGGCTGGACATGCTCCGATGTCAATATAACTACTTACTGGCGGACAGGTTTAACTGGTATGAACAAAATCGCTGCTCTATTAACTCTTGTCCTCTTGTTTGTTATTTGCCGGATTTACGAAATAATCCCGACTATTTTTCCCAGAAAAAGACTCTACCTCAACTAAAGAAGGATAGACCTTGGTACGGAGTTGTTCAATCTCAAGTTTTACAAGATTGCGTAAAGAGAGTTGATCTTGCCTTTAAACGATTTCTTAAGGGTGACAGCAACGGAAAGAAAAGTGGGAGACCTCGATTTAAGGGAAAAAACAGATATAAATCGTTTACATTCCCTTCGCTTTCCAAAAATCCAATACAAGGAAATATTTTGACTCTTCCAAAATTCGGGAAAGTCAAAATGATTTATCACAGACCCATTCCAGAAGGTTTTAAGATCAAGACAGCTACTATAACCCGTAAAGCAGATGGGTATTATGTTACGCTGTCGATCCAAGATGATACTGTACCCGACATTATTCCAGTAGATGGTGTAATTAACCCTGTCGGGATAGACATGGGTCTCAAGTCTTTCCTGGTGAAGTCGGATGGTTCAGAAGTCCCTATCCCTCAGTACTATCGGAAAGCTCAAAAGCGTCTAAAGAAAATCCAACAATCTGTCAGTAGATCGAAGAAAGGGAGTATTAACAGGAAAAAGGCTGTTAACAGACTAGGGAAGGCACACAAGAAAGTAGCGGATACAAGGAAAGACTTTCATTTCAAGACCGCCAAGGAGTTACTAGACAATCACGATCTAGTTGCCCATGAAAAGCTAAATATTAAAGGTCTAGCTAAAACTAAACTAGCTAAATCTGTGTTAGACGCTGGATGGGGACAATTTCTGTCTATATTGTCAGTCAAAGCCGAAAATGCTGGACTGGTAACAAAAGCAGTAAATCCCAGAAATACAAGCCAGAACTGTTCTAACTGCGGGAAAAGAGTACCGAAGAAACTAAAAGACCGCATCCACTCTTGTCCTCATTGTGGTTATGTAGCTGACAGAGATGTAAATGCGGCGATCAATATATTGAATTTGGCGGTGGGGCATCCCGTCACAAGTAAAGCTTACCGAGTAACCGAAGGGATACCTGGTGTTGGTAAGAAGCCCACACTGTAA
- a CDS encoding phosphate/phosphite/phosphonate ABC transporter substrate-binding protein — protein sequence MVKNLVNSISYQQKIIHLIVHLLTGVSIALILGLTACEKKQSANPSVIPVYTSHQPVSDNTVRVGVLTIDSVDSVKQRYQPLLNYLSEVINRPFSLIPVTQESQFIEVAQGNLHFTTNNPLAAVQIRRLYDTEFLLTHSRPQVGTKFAGLIIVRSDSNIYKLKDLQGKKAACVAFQTAAAGCTFQIYHLLQNGIDPFLDFSSFVENKSQDKIVQDVLNAKIDVGFIRTGQLEKMLNQGLLENLEQVRILESAKNKFFYTHTTQLYPEWPIAAVKGTDPQLVAVVTDALLNIPANHPALAAAKIEKFLPAEDYGSLDKLIERLRLKSWNAHRDPFRNSENRQQGVGSRE from the coding sequence ATGGTTAAAAATCTAGTAAACTCAATAAGTTATCAACAAAAAATAATTCATCTAATAGTTCATTTGTTGACTGGTGTATCTATTGCTCTTATCCTAGGGCTTACCGCCTGCGAGAAGAAACAGTCTGCAAACCCATCAGTGATACCCGTTTATACTTCCCATCAACCAGTTTCGGACAATACTGTCCGGGTGGGTGTACTTACCATTGATAGCGTGGATTCTGTCAAACAACGGTATCAGCCACTCCTAAACTACCTTTCTGAGGTGATTAATCGCCCTTTCTCCTTAATACCTGTTACCCAAGAAAGTCAATTCATTGAAGTAGCCCAAGGTAATTTGCACTTTACCACCAACAATCCTCTGGCAGCTGTGCAAATCCGTCGGCTCTACGATACGGAATTTCTACTTACCCACTCTCGACCTCAGGTGGGTACAAAATTTGCTGGTCTGATCATTGTCAGAAGCGATAGCAATATCTACAAACTGAAGGATCTGCAGGGTAAGAAGGCAGCCTGCGTGGCTTTTCAAACGGCGGCGGCTGGCTGCACTTTCCAAATCTATCATCTGCTTCAAAATGGTATTGACCCGTTCCTGGACTTCAGCAGTTTTGTGGAAAACAAATCGCAAGACAAGATCGTGCAAGACGTACTCAACGCCAAAATTGATGTTGGGTTTATCCGTACAGGTCAATTAGAAAAGATGCTCAACCAAGGCTTGCTGGAAAACCTGGAACAGGTCAGAATCCTAGAGTCAGCTAAAAACAAATTCTTCTATACTCATACCACCCAGCTCTATCCCGAGTGGCCAATTGCTGCGGTTAAGGGTACTGACCCGCAATTAGTCGCAGTAGTGACCGACGCGCTTCTGAATATCCCGGCAAACCATCCAGCCCTGGCAGCAGCTAAGATAGAGAAGTTTTTACCGGCAGAGGATTATGGCTCCCTGGATAAACTAATTGAAAGGTTGAGGCTAAAAAGTTGGAATGCTCATAGGGATCCATTTAGGAATTCTGAGAACAGGCAACAGGGAGTAGGGAGTAGGGAGTAG
- the chrA gene encoding chromate efflux transporter — MLKKLHVNSENSESVSLWFLFWNFFKIGSTAFGGFMALISVVENRMVRRHKLLTHEDMLDGISLATVLPGPVAANVVAYVGYRLGRTNGAVVSAIGVLLPSFILVIGLTITYLQAGEIPALQKAFAGFIPAVAAIILSAARRMSKKAIKGWRELVIALIAAVLLKVVGGFYITVLVVVGSGLVGWLWLGDTKHSGQENSQAQPIQESIQGISWLKLSVTLLILLSFLLLSLIPLPFLGETSLGKLFVTFSGMSLMLFGGGYVFIPLIQEVVVNNYGWVTQTEFANAIAIGQITPGPILISAAFIGYVVKGISGAIVATVGIFLPPGLLMVTCSHLLKHIKESTVIQAALKGIRPAVIGMIITAAIVVAGSAEFHVGSLVIFAAALVALWRFRVKVLLIIPIAGILGLVLYSI; from the coding sequence ATGTTAAAAAAACTGCATGTAAACTCGGAAAATTCCGAGTCGGTATCCCTTTGGTTTCTCTTCTGGAACTTTTTCAAGATCGGTAGTACAGCCTTTGGCGGTTTCATGGCTCTGATTTCCGTAGTGGAAAATCGGATGGTGCGGCGGCACAAACTCCTCACCCATGAAGATATGCTAGACGGCATTTCTTTAGCCACTGTTTTACCTGGTCCAGTTGCTGCTAATGTAGTAGCCTATGTGGGCTATCGCTTAGGGAGGACTAATGGCGCTGTAGTTAGTGCCATTGGTGTCTTGCTCCCTTCTTTTATCCTGGTAATTGGTTTAACCATTACTTATCTCCAGGCCGGGGAAATTCCAGCACTTCAAAAAGCCTTTGCCGGATTTATTCCTGCGGTGGCGGCGATAATCTTGAGTGCCGCCAGACGCATGAGCAAAAAAGCGATCAAAGGCTGGCGGGAACTAGTGATTGCTTTGATAGCGGCAGTCCTACTCAAGGTAGTAGGAGGATTCTACATTACTGTGCTAGTCGTGGTCGGTTCTGGATTGGTAGGATGGCTTTGGTTAGGTGACACTAAGCACTCGGGACAGGAGAATTCCCAAGCTCAACCGATTCAGGAGTCAATTCAGGGGATTTCCTGGCTGAAGCTGTCAGTCACCTTGCTCATCCTGCTGAGTTTTCTGTTGCTTTCTCTGATTCCCCTACCCTTTTTGGGGGAAACCAGCCTCGGGAAACTATTCGTGACATTTTCCGGCATGAGCCTGATGCTATTTGGTGGAGGCTACGTGTTCATTCCCCTGATTCAAGAAGTGGTGGTGAATAATTACGGTTGGGTGACTCAGACAGAATTTGCTAATGCGATCGCAATCGGACAAATTACCCCTGGACCAATTCTGATCAGCGCTGCCTTCATCGGTTATGTGGTGAAAGGGATTTCCGGAGCAATAGTAGCAACAGTAGGCATTTTCTTACCACCAGGACTGCTGATGGTAACCTGTTCCCACTTATTGAAACATATCAAAGAATCTACAGTGATTCAGGCGGCGCTCAAAGGAATTCGTCCTGCCGTAATTGGCATGATCATTACCGCTGCTATTGTAGTAGCTGGGAGTGCTGAATTTCATGTTGGCAGCCTGGTGATCTTTGCCGCAGCCCTAGTTGCCCTGTGGCGGTTCCGGGTGAAGGTGCTGTTGATTATCCCGATTGCCGGAATTTTAGGCTTAGTACTTTACTCAATCTAG
- a CDS encoding sulfotransferase family protein, which produces MSIFMIGTQRSGSNLLRLMLNQIGDLAAPHSPHILQRMMPLLPTYGDLSQTDSFTLLVNDVCRLVELNPVPWEGVHLDTKEVISLCRERSLVAIFASVYDIMAQTWGAQQWCCKSLANVYYLPEITAYLENPKFIYLYRDGRDVAVSFKKAVVGEKHFYHIAQEWAKAQRLALQMRSRLSPQRFFSISYETLISSPETTLQDLCNFLGVQYTPEMLDFHQSQEASNAATSSSLWSNVTQPVIKQNTKKFLQEATDEEILIFELVAGDVLDALGYERVGILKGKEIKFSSTAIAKFNGINQSLKAEARQKMDPEDLKRRDRQATLLKEIKARQTVVA; this is translated from the coding sequence ATGTCTATTTTTATGATCGGCACCCAACGCTCAGGCTCTAATTTATTGCGCCTGATGTTGAATCAGATTGGTGATCTCGCTGCTCCCCACTCCCCTCACATATTGCAGCGGATGATGCCATTACTACCTACCTATGGGGATTTGAGTCAAACGGACAGCTTTACCCTCTTAGTCAATGATGTGTGTCGTTTAGTGGAACTCAATCCTGTCCCTTGGGAGGGTGTGCATTTAGATACAAAGGAAGTTATTTCCCTTTGCCGAGAGCGGTCTTTGGTGGCTATATTTGCCTCTGTTTACGATATTATGGCACAAACTTGGGGAGCACAGCAATGGTGTTGCAAAAGTTTAGCCAACGTTTACTACCTGCCAGAGATTACCGCCTACTTGGAAAACCCTAAATTTATCTATTTGTACCGGGATGGTCGAGATGTGGCGGTTTCTTTTAAGAAGGCAGTGGTTGGAGAAAAGCACTTCTACCATATTGCTCAAGAATGGGCAAAAGCCCAGCGTTTAGCACTCCAGATGCGCTCTCGCCTAAGTCCCCAGAGGTTTTTTAGCATCAGTTATGAAACCCTAATCAGCTCTCCTGAGACTACCCTGCAGGATCTGTGTAATTTCCTAGGGGTGCAGTATACTCCTGAGATGCTGGATTTCCATCAATCCCAGGAAGCCTCGAATGCTGCAACGTCTAGCTCCCTATGGAGTAATGTCACCCAACCTGTAATTAAACAAAACACTAAGAAGTTTCTCCAGGAAGCTACGGATGAGGAAATCCTGATTTTTGAATTGGTGGCGGGAGATGTACTTGATGCTCTTGGTTACGAACGGGTTGGGATTCTTAAAGGGAAAGAAATCAAATTCAGCAGCACTGCGATCGCTAAATTTAATGGGATTAACCAAAGCTTAAAAGCAGAGGCACGCCAAAAAATGGATCCTGAGGACTTAAAGCGACGAGATCGCCAAGCCACTCTGCTCAAAGAGATTAAAGCACGTCAGACCGTAGTGGCTTAA
- a CDS encoding plasmid mobilization protein: MKTIKMTIRLTEYEKKKLAQEAEKRGMNQSEVLRSLIARFPDPKDSV; encoded by the coding sequence ATGAAAACTATAAAAATGACAATCCGTTTAACCGAATACGAAAAGAAAAAATTAGCACAAGAGGCAGAGAAGAGAGGAATGAACCAATCTGAGGTACTTAGAAGTTTAATAGCTCGCTTTCCCGATCCCAAGGACTCTGTGTAA
- a CDS encoding GAF domain-containing protein — MHCSKDLRWELPVTPQGITQYRQRQSSELTNPRNSQTQRKSNDLRTQLLKTILPAVLTPLGLAGLFSYSAISRSSQQQAEQLLEGETLVAGRVLYIFLEEAKRIPATLAASPLVVEAASTAAKVSQVKNLAKLPYYEVEDSFSATRLIQPNQALNYYLYKTTAIHEFVEISFTEKNGFNVAYNTPTPDFVQRDEAWWQVAKNNPSQQVIKTKFDDTDNRFVIEFSKAITDPATDEFLGVVRGVLPASVFSTIFKNLLKDLEIGDSQYMQLLALKKDDTVAVVDTIYQGKSKEQPQKLLGAKDKAVVQNLKILLEAVETGKTVQQKGLTIKSANSPLFPNLKLATFAHNTRHYIMVAVPDSNWTLAVSIKLSELRAAGRKAAIGFTSLFVVLGIIITLVVRALSDQLAKPLGQLANTAKAVIAGNLNVQAELLGATETQLLAQVFNNLVTRIKGRLQEQEQETEQARTLVLVSNQLQQSLNFDNILQTSVYGLHLALKTDGVFIYRFNPDFKSGIIAAEVVDSGLVEALGETIYEPITTEEIKQFNLEKLVSVENLQQATLTGAPGQFLQPLGVVASLVAPIIVAGELFGLLYANHCSEPHRWQESERHLMKELTRQIGDALTQALLLEQQQATVDISQTLNEITASMLESLEREKIFAATVLGIKRALSCDRTIIYLLEQNQKGSMVGLSVTLDGSVTPETQKEELDFPLEDVDHYQSRQVLAIDNLEGKLTYYQQSQVERLGQSSLLRGAKASLVAPILVAGNLIGFLAAHQCSQPRAWQETEINLLTQVAIQFSFALKQANLLEKTERISQEQRQEKEALQKQLLVLLENLQGAAQGDLTVRSDVTLDEIGKVADAFNTIIENLQTIVTQVNNSAVEVNTLLGNKEVVVGQLAEDALKQASETTRTLDSVEQITDSIQAVAENADQAARVVDGVATTVEASSTAINLTQESILELRDTIGETTSRVKQLGKFSEKIAKVVALSNMLKVQTNVLTINTEIEAARSGGIQGFVVIAKEVNQLTNQLIKATQEIHKIVDDIELETSQLVKVMEQSSAVVEKGTSRVEEAKQNMKQLRSASCQIEQLVTAIAQGSLSQTETTQSVAMLIKDIAQFSERTVDSSRQISSSLTSTVAVAQELQESVSGFKYFS, encoded by the coding sequence ATGCATTGTTCAAAAGACTTACGTTGGGAATTACCTGTTACACCTCAAGGGATAACCCAATATCGACAACGGCAATCCAGTGAACTCACCAATCCCAGAAATTCCCAAACACAAAGGAAAAGTAATGATCTGCGCACTCAATTACTGAAGACGATTCTACCAGCGGTTTTAACCCCTCTAGGTCTGGCTGGACTCTTCAGCTACAGTGCTATTTCCCGCAGCTCCCAACAGCAAGCTGAGCAACTCTTAGAGGGTGAAACCCTAGTTGCGGGCAGAGTTTTGTATATATTTTTAGAGGAAGCAAAAAGAATACCTGCTACATTGGCCGCTAGCCCTCTAGTAGTTGAAGCAGCTAGCACTGCAGCGAAAGTTTCTCAAGTTAAAAACCTTGCCAAATTACCCTACTACGAGGTTGAAGATTCTTTCTCCGCTACCCGGTTGATACAGCCGAATCAAGCTCTCAATTATTACTTATATAAAACTACAGCAATTCATGAGTTTGTCGAGATATCTTTTACCGAAAAAAATGGGTTTAATGTGGCTTACAACACTCCTACTCCTGACTTTGTACAACGGGATGAAGCCTGGTGGCAAGTGGCAAAAAATAATCCCAGTCAGCAGGTGATTAAAACGAAATTTGATGATACTGACAATAGGTTCGTGATTGAGTTCAGCAAAGCGATCACAGACCCAGCAACTGATGAATTCCTAGGGGTTGTTAGAGGAGTTTTGCCTGCCTCTGTTTTCAGCACCATATTTAAAAACCTGCTGAAGGATTTGGAAATTGGGGATTCTCAATATATGCAGCTACTAGCCCTGAAAAAAGACGACACTGTGGCTGTTGTAGATACCATCTACCAAGGGAAGAGTAAAGAGCAGCCACAGAAACTGCTAGGGGCAAAGGATAAAGCAGTTGTACAGAACCTGAAAATTTTGCTCGAAGCTGTTGAAACTGGGAAAACAGTCCAACAGAAGGGACTGACCATAAAGTCAGCTAATTCACCACTTTTCCCAAACTTAAAGCTGGCCACCTTTGCTCATAATACCAGGCACTATATAATGGTTGCAGTTCCTGATAGCAATTGGACTCTGGCTGTCTCGATCAAACTTAGTGAACTCAGAGCAGCGGGTAGAAAAGCGGCAATAGGCTTTACTAGTTTGTTCGTGGTACTGGGCATTATTATTACCTTGGTAGTCAGAGCTTTATCCGATCAGTTAGCAAAACCCTTGGGTCAGTTGGCTAATACTGCTAAGGCGGTGATTGCAGGCAACCTGAACGTTCAGGCGGAACTGCTTGGTGCTACCGAGACGCAGCTACTGGCTCAAGTTTTTAATAACCTGGTGACACGGATCAAAGGTCGATTACAGGAGCAAGAACAAGAAACTGAACAGGCGCGGACACTAGTGCTAGTCAGCAACCAGCTTCAGCAATCCTTAAACTTCGACAATATCCTACAAACTTCCGTTTATGGGTTACACCTTGCCCTCAAGACAGACGGTGTGTTTATCTATCGCTTTAATCCTGACTTCAAAAGCGGGATAATTGCAGCGGAGGTCGTAGATTCGGGTTTGGTTGAAGCCCTAGGGGAAACTATTTACGAACCAATCACGACCGAGGAAATTAAGCAGTTTAACTTGGAAAAGCTTGTGAGTGTCGAGAACCTTCAACAAGCTACTCTAACTGGTGCTCCTGGCCAGTTCCTTCAACCCCTTGGTGTCGTAGCCAGCCTAGTTGCACCAATTATAGTTGCAGGTGAACTTTTCGGCTTGTTGTACGCGAATCATTGCTCAGAACCCCACCGTTGGCAGGAGTCAGAACGTCACTTAATGAAGGAGTTAACTAGACAAATCGGTGATGCCCTCACCCAAGCCCTGCTCCTGGAACAGCAGCAAGCCACGGTGGACATTTCCCAAACGTTAAATGAGATTACCGCTAGTATGCTTGAATCCCTAGAACGGGAAAAGATTTTCGCGGCTACGGTGCTGGGAATTAAAAGAGCGCTCTCGTGCGATCGCACAATCATTTACCTCCTCGAACAGAATCAGAAAGGCTCAATGGTTGGCCTTTCAGTAACTTTGGATGGGTCTGTTACCCCAGAAACACAGAAAGAAGAGTTGGATTTTCCCCTAGAGGATGTTGATCACTACCAGTCACGTCAGGTTCTAGCCATTGATAATCTTGAGGGTAAGTTGACCTACTACCAGCAGTCCCAAGTCGAGAGGCTTGGCCAAAGCTCTCTATTGCGTGGAGCTAAAGCCAGTTTAGTAGCACCGATTTTGGTGGCAGGTAACTTGATTGGCTTTCTGGCTGCCCATCAATGTTCACAGCCAAGAGCTTGGCAGGAAACGGAGATTAACCTTTTGACTCAGGTGGCGATTCAATTCAGCTTTGCTCTAAAGCAGGCTAATCTGCTCGAAAAGACGGAAAGAATTTCTCAAGAGCAAAGACAGGAAAAAGAAGCACTCCAGAAGCAACTGCTGGTACTGCTTGAAAATTTGCAAGGGGCAGCACAAGGAGATCTGACAGTGCGCTCTGACGTGACTTTGGATGAAATTGGTAAAGTTGCTGATGCTTTTAACACCATTATTGAGAATTTGCAAACTATCGTAACCCAGGTCAACAACTCAGCGGTTGAAGTCAATACCTTACTCGGAAACAAGGAGGTAGTAGTTGGTCAACTAGCAGAAGATGCTCTTAAGCAAGCTTCAGAAACCACTCGCACCCTGGATTCAGTAGAGCAAATCACCGATTCGATTCAAGCAGTGGCTGAGAATGCTGATCAGGCGGCGAGGGTAGTTGATGGAGTTGCAACCACTGTTGAAGCTAGCAGCACTGCTATTAACCTAACTCAGGAGAGTATCCTGGAATTGCGAGACACGATTGGGGAAACGACGTCAAGAGTGAAGCAGCTAGGTAAATTTTCCGAAAAGATTGCTAAGGTGGTTGCCTTGAGCAACATGCTCAAAGTCCAAACCAATGTTTTGACTATTAACACTGAGATTGAGGCTGCGCGGTCTGGTGGGATTCAGGGTTTTGTCGTGATTGCCAAAGAAGTGAATCAGCTTACCAACCAATTGATCAAAGCTACCCAGGAAATTCACAAGATAGTAGATGATATCGAGCTAGAAACGTCTCAATTAGTCAAGGTAATGGAACAGAGCAGTGCTGTGGTGGAGAAGGGGACAAGTCGAGTTGAGGAAGCTAAGCAGAATATGAAACAGCTGAGGTCGGCTTCGTGCCAGATCGAGCAGCTAGTGACAGCCATTGCCCAAGGGAGTCTTTCCCAAACCGAAACCACTCAGAGCGTCGCTATGTTGATCAAAGATATTGCCCAATTCTCGGAACGTACCGTTGATTCCTCTAGGCAAATTTCAAGTTCCTTAACCTCAACTGTAGCCGTAGCTCAGGAATTGCAGGAGTCAGTTAGTGGTTTTAAATATTTTTCATAA